In one window of Pelorhabdus rhamnosifermentans DNA:
- a CDS encoding TonB-dependent receptor domain-containing protein: MNHIYKVIWNRARGCWQVVSELAKNKGKQKSSRRQRLGGCAMRRLLSRTAALTALTIGLTCLPVGLMSVARADDGTTTASGLLSYDANNNYNGGVTAKTLFSDWASGNVREDGTGGLFNTIELSSFDTMLRDPTKTYDPIAFTGWAEMDGSSQVATLIQDINTAHSKSYNALLAVIQVPDPSNPGQTITKVYNMTSQTWSGLVDSINPDYWENTTIAKAIAQAIKNNDQAALKMLISNGLPKFYVANGTDWQDGVEIGIYEDTAYPNLDGYFSLYSVMVTVGSTPSTSSSYSFSYPTVTVPAGGVWRPLDRLLTTNSSIFQGSEGTYSISKYWDTYGGTLSNPLTDTVQIINSTTSTIVTGPTIITVNNLMVGKGGTIDLSYLNTHYDINGNYNPLDPAVSHDCMTANGQTSLYGQVDYEGNYPTGIYYTDNGQTYEYYRSLNRDLLVQNASLADGTTLRLGVYGSAESAITNKVGQIATIGSNSVDAVYIKNATTPDSHANLYITLGWVPGLGHSTQGEAAYSTQNGYPLLLGIESGASNFTVTGKSSVADGIFSQYEITPVIGELDNYFTNSSGSAITGSTAWYLQSYSYLDLGTASESGRSAADNNLIMNNLWRNDYLNMFRRVGSLHRLGLIPQPAAVPDKAAAAAGGSANTNPSSNPASWKASLSAAPAPVEDQKENIWAETWHGQYHSADGYGRTVGQNYNGLEVGYDKLLNHDIADGKVYAGIYASNVEGDSNTATGGGTQKSQGLGIYETWVGNKGHYLDVALLTSHLKDNYHLTGNTGSGVGQINGDYSTWGYGLGVQYGYHDALKNNWYWEPSASLYAGRINGLSYSLSNNLGIQQNNASTLTGRLGMQIGKQLDSGQGSVHAGVALLHEFENGTAMHEFFGDQTRTLDTMGGKDTWWEFNVGGNYRISPTGVFNLDVSKTDGSRVGSGWQINGGLNWTWGGFWSPSKASSTATPKATKNETVKPEKNVTVIVGRPGDKMSEAKVATDAVKQPTKSKQETAVAKGQTAAKEQTAPKAVQNETPSSPVASTTDKEPVAATAAQGGTVPAENAPTMVQPAEVANTATNTAENGEYSFAPVTVEAERPDWEKALSPGQVTVIYPEKFEGEQKDLPDLLERVPGLFVQRVDGIGHYTVARVRGSTAAEVAVYVDGVLINLNSEAAVNLSAIPVDNVERIEVYRGYVPVQFSGAPMGGVINIITKKPKEVGGSVSQGFKSYGGYNATYQLTAPIGDGSLLATFQRDIWGGNFPFRMLTNGGTDLGEFTRRSNGYQNDDGMVKWQDDHWDIKASWKQLHEQLPRSVTAFLAGSGTGSVGYSNWYEKGYYDAQQDIDEKDFQIGRRNTAGNLDWGWKVSYIDSRKSYRDTGLINGIAAGAMSYGGWAPNPGQFWAEYHSKKWDGNLNGAWKLGDSHLLEFNADVSQEKMHANGSDWSSAMFSSNYSSNNPYSSDVMLSDYHIKEYHLTLQDTMTLNEAGDFKFTPIVRADKVDIESLGGQDRQWKYSGAAALQKQLNNHWSVKTTWGTYNRHPNFYELFGDGADIQPNAGAGKFFGLNGDSTWETGKQFDFSLNWQGKLAKADTETVLTWFDRHSQNQLVLWTPLAPHAPSTYLPMDSTQVHGLELTHTMTWNRLTMSLAATWQESEMKSLDTNYLPYTRSMTYMPEWVYNVRFDYRFPGDKLNVFTEYHYTDRQYIGWSSQDKYDEYIDALGTVNVGMKYAFNPKWELSTGVNDLFNRGYDGRLLAAYDGSVGGTLPYPFAGRMYYMTMKYKF; this comes from the coding sequence TTGAACCATATCTATAAAGTCATCTGGAACCGCGCGCGGGGATGCTGGCAGGTGGTTTCGGAATTAGCGAAAAATAAGGGAAAACAAAAATCCAGCCGTCGCCAACGGCTTGGCGGTTGTGCCATGAGGCGGCTGTTAAGCAGGACGGCGGCGCTGACGGCCCTCACGATCGGCTTGACCTGCCTGCCGGTCGGCCTCATGAGCGTGGCCCGGGCCGACGACGGTACGACCACTGCCAGCGGGTTGCTAAGCTATGATGCGAATAACAACTACAATGGGGGGGTTACCGCTAAAACCCTTTTTTCCGACTGGGCAAGCGGCAATGTGAGGGAGGATGGAACGGGCGGATTATTTAATACGATTGAACTGTCCAGTTTTGATACAATGCTTAGAGATCCTACCAAAACTTATGATCCCATTGCTTTTACTGGATGGGCGGAAATGGATGGGAGCAGTCAGGTAGCTACTCTAATTCAAGATATAAATACGGCGCATTCAAAAAGTTACAATGCCTTATTAGCGGTCATTCAAGTTCCCGATCCCAGTAATCCGGGGCAGACGATAACTAAGGTCTATAATATGACTAGCCAGACGTGGAGCGGTTTGGTTGATAGCATAAATCCAGATTATTGGGAAAATACAACAATTGCTAAAGCCATTGCCCAGGCTATAAAAAATAATGACCAAGCCGCTTTAAAGATGCTAATTAGCAATGGGTTGCCAAAATTTTATGTGGCGAACGGCACTGACTGGCAAGACGGAGTCGAAATCGGTATTTATGAAGATACGGCTTATCCAAACCTGGACGGATATTTTAGCTTATACTCAGTTATGGTGACTGTCGGTTCTACTCCGTCCACATCTTCTTCCTATTCATTTTCCTACCCAACGGTAACCGTGCCAGCCGGTGGCGTCTGGCGGCCCTTAGACCGTTTGTTGACGACAAACAGCTCTATTTTTCAAGGTAGTGAAGGAACCTATTCAATTTCTAAGTATTGGGATACATATGGCGGCACCCTTTCAAATCCTCTTACGGATACCGTACAGATTATCAACAGTACTACTTCTACGATAGTCACCGGCCCGACCATCATCACGGTAAACAACCTGATGGTCGGTAAAGGCGGCACGATTGACCTGTCCTATCTGAACACCCACTACGATATAAACGGCAACTACAATCCTCTCGATCCGGCAGTCAGTCATGACTGTATGACGGCAAATGGCCAGACTAGTCTCTATGGACAAGTCGATTATGAAGGCAACTATCCAACCGGAATTTACTATACCGATAACGGCCAGACGTACGAATACTACCGCTCCCTCAACAGGGACCTCTTGGTTCAGAACGCCAGCCTGGCCGACGGCACCACGTTGCGGCTGGGCGTTTATGGAAGTGCAGAGAGTGCGATCACGAATAAGGTCGGGCAAATTGCTACGATTGGATCCAATTCCGTTGATGCGGTGTATATCAAGAACGCCACGACTCCCGACAGTCACGCCAATTTGTACATCACTCTCGGCTGGGTGCCGGGTCTGGGCCATTCTACGCAGGGAGAAGCCGCTTATAGCACCCAAAATGGCTATCCGCTTCTTCTCGGGATTGAATCGGGGGCGAGCAATTTTACGGTGACCGGCAAATCTTCCGTGGCCGACGGGATTTTCAGCCAGTATGAGATTACGCCGGTCATTGGCGAACTGGACAACTACTTTACCAATTCCAGCGGCAGCGCCATTACCGGCAGTACCGCCTGGTATCTGCAGAGCTACAGTTACCTGGATTTAGGGACCGCGTCGGAATCCGGCCGGTCGGCGGCCGACAATAATTTGATCATGAACAACCTGTGGCGGAACGACTATTTGAATATGTTTCGCCGGGTGGGCAGCCTGCACCGTCTAGGTCTTATCCCGCAACCGGCCGCGGTGCCAGATAAGGCGGCGGCTGCTGCGGGCGGTTCGGCTAATACCAATCCATCATCCAACCCCGCTTCCTGGAAAGCGAGCCTGAGCGCGGCGCCTGCGCCCGTCGAGGATCAAAAGGAGAACATCTGGGCGGAGACCTGGCATGGACAGTATCACAGCGCCGACGGGTACGGCCGTACAGTCGGTCAGAACTATAACGGCCTGGAGGTCGGCTACGATAAGTTGCTCAACCATGACATCGCGGATGGCAAGGTCTACGCCGGGATTTACGCCAGCAATGTAGAAGGCGATTCGAATACCGCTACAGGCGGCGGTACGCAGAAAAGTCAGGGCCTGGGGATTTACGAAACCTGGGTGGGCAATAAGGGCCATTATCTGGATGTGGCGCTGCTCACTTCCCATCTGAAAGACAATTATCATTTGACAGGCAATACAGGCAGCGGGGTCGGCCAGATAAATGGCGACTACAGCACCTGGGGCTATGGCTTAGGAGTACAATACGGCTATCACGACGCCTTGAAGAACAACTGGTACTGGGAGCCATCGGCTTCTCTCTACGCCGGACGGATCAACGGCCTTAGCTACAGTTTAAGCAATAATCTGGGCATTCAGCAAAATAACGCGAGCACTTTAACCGGCCGTCTGGGAATGCAGATCGGCAAGCAGTTAGATAGCGGCCAGGGCAGTGTACACGCCGGGGTGGCATTACTGCATGAATTCGAGAATGGCACGGCCATGCACGAATTTTTCGGCGATCAGACTAGGACGCTTGATACGATGGGTGGCAAGGATACTTGGTGGGAATTCAACGTAGGCGGCAATTACCGGATTTCACCGACTGGCGTGTTTAATCTGGACGTCAGTAAAACGGACGGCAGCCGGGTTGGCAGCGGCTGGCAGATTAACGGCGGACTCAACTGGACTTGGGGCGGTTTCTGGAGTCCTAGTAAGGCGAGTTCAACGGCAACACCGAAAGCCACAAAAAATGAGACCGTAAAGCCAGAGAAAAATGTGACCGTGATTGTCGGTCGGCCGGGGGATAAAATGTCTGAAGCGAAAGTTGCGACGGACGCAGTGAAACAGCCGACCAAATCTAAGCAGGAAACGGCCGTCGCCAAAGGGCAAACTGCTGCCAAAGAGCAAACTGCGCCGAAAGCAGTGCAGAACGAGACGCCGTCGTCTCCAGTGGCCAGCACGACCGACAAGGAACCTGTCGCAGCCACTGCCGCGCAAGGTGGCACGGTACCGGCGGAAAATGCACCAACGATGGTACAGCCTGCCGAGGTGGCAAACACCGCAACAAACACGGCAGAAAACGGGGAATACTCCTTTGCCCCGGTGACGGTGGAAGCGGAGCGTCCGGACTGGGAAAAAGCTTTATCGCCGGGTCAGGTGACCGTGATCTATCCGGAAAAATTTGAAGGCGAGCAAAAAGACCTGCCCGATCTGTTAGAACGAGTGCCGGGACTGTTTGTTCAGCGGGTAGACGGGATCGGCCACTATACGGTGGCCCGGGTGCGCGGTTCGACGGCGGCTGAAGTAGCCGTCTACGTGGACGGCGTGCTGATCAACCTGAACAGTGAAGCGGCAGTGAATCTTTCGGCCATTCCGGTGGATAACGTGGAACGCATCGAAGTCTATCGCGGCTATGTGCCTGTGCAGTTTTCCGGCGCACCCATGGGCGGCGTCATCAACATCATTACCAAGAAGCCAAAGGAAGTCGGCGGCAGCGTCAGTCAAGGCTTCAAGTCCTATGGCGGCTACAACGCAACCTATCAGCTGACAGCGCCGATCGGGGACGGCAGCCTGCTGGCCACTTTCCAGCGGGACATTTGGGGCGGCAACTTCCCGTTCCGTATGCTTACCAACGGCGGCACCGATTTGGGCGAATTTACCCGGCGGTCCAACGGCTACCAGAACGACGACGGCATGGTAAAATGGCAGGACGATCACTGGGATATCAAAGCGTCCTGGAAGCAGCTTCATGAGCAGCTGCCTCGTTCAGTGACTGCTTTTCTCGCCGGATCCGGAACTGGCAGCGTCGGGTACAGCAATTGGTATGAAAAAGGCTATTACGATGCGCAGCAGGATATTGACGAAAAGGACTTCCAGATCGGCCGCCGGAACACGGCAGGCAATCTGGACTGGGGCTGGAAGGTCAGTTATATTGACAGCCGAAAGTCTTATCGCGATACGGGCTTGATCAACGGAATAGCGGCGGGCGCTATGTCTTACGGCGGCTGGGCGCCGAATCCCGGTCAATTTTGGGCCGAGTATCACTCGAAGAAGTGGGATGGAAACCTGAACGGCGCCTGGAAGCTGGGCGACAGTCATTTGCTGGAATTTAATGCCGATGTAAGTCAGGAAAAGATGCACGCCAACGGCAGCGACTGGAGCAGTGCCATGTTCTCCAGTAATTACTCCAGCAATAATCCCTATTCCAGCGACGTTATGCTCAGCGATTATCATATCAAGGAGTATCATCTGACCTTGCAGGATACGATGACGCTCAATGAGGCCGGCGATTTCAAGTTTACGCCGATCGTGCGGGCCGACAAGGTGGACATCGAGTCCCTCGGCGGACAGGATCGGCAGTGGAAATATTCCGGCGCCGCTGCGCTGCAGAAGCAGCTCAACAACCACTGGAGCGTCAAAACCACGTGGGGGACCTACAACCGTCATCCGAACTTCTATGAACTGTTCGGCGACGGGGCCGATATTCAGCCGAACGCAGGTGCGGGAAAATTCTTCGGACTAAACGGCGACAGCACGTGGGAGACGGGAAAGCAGTTCGACTTCAGCCTCAATTGGCAGGGAAAACTGGCCAAGGCCGATACGGAAACCGTGCTGACCTGGTTCGATCGCCACTCGCAGAATCAATTGGTGTTGTGGACGCCTCTGGCGCCGCATGCGCCGAGCACGTATCTGCCGATGGACAGCACGCAGGTGCACGGTCTTGAACTGACTCACACAATGACTTGGAACCGGCTGACCATGAGTCTGGCCGCCACATGGCAGGAATCAGAGATGAAGTCGTTGGACACAAATTATCTGCCCTATACGCGCTCCATGACGTATATGCCGGAATGGGTCTATAACGTTCGCTTCGATTACCGCTTCCCTGGCGACAAGCTGAACGTATTTACCGAATATCACTATACCGATCGTCAGTATATCGGTTGGAGCAGTCAAGACAAGTATGATGAATATATTGACGCCCTGGGAACGGTCAATGTGGGAATGAAATACGCCTTTAATCCGAAGTGGGAACTGAGTACCGGCGTGAATGACCTGTTCAATCGGGGGTATGATGGACGTTTGTTGGCAGCATACGATGGTTCTGTTGGGGGCACGCTTCCTTATCCGTTTGCTGGACGCATGTACTATATGACGATGAAATACAAATTTTAA
- a CDS encoding C1 family peptidase, with amino-acid sequence MKSQVVLSDNTLVRTGWRPPLPDLRDYHEGHPKVAEAVKQLGLVVSEALPERVDLRQWCSPVENQGKLGACTAHAAAGMVEYFENRSFSRDLTASRLYIYKNARNLQGVIGDQGAYIRDTMAALALCGVPPEKYWPYTDQDPDFDKEPTSFVYAVAENYEALQYFRHDALALKLSPAAVLASVKKYLAAGVPAMFGFYGFASFDHSDVPGGIPYPGPEEQSEWGHAVAAFGYDDALKIENTQSNQETTGALLIRNCWGTTWGDQGYGWLPYDYVLNKLATDFWSLLSMEWIGTDQFGL; translated from the coding sequence ATGAAGTCACAAGTAGTACTGTCCGACAATACTCTAGTGAGGACCGGCTGGCGGCCGCCACTGCCGGATTTGCGCGATTATCATGAAGGGCATCCGAAGGTGGCCGAGGCGGTAAAACAACTGGGACTCGTCGTGTCGGAGGCGCTGCCGGAACGCGTCGATCTCAGACAGTGGTGCTCGCCAGTCGAGAATCAGGGAAAATTGGGAGCCTGCACCGCTCATGCGGCGGCAGGCATGGTCGAATATTTTGAAAACCGATCGTTTTCCCGAGATTTAACTGCTTCTCGTTTGTATATTTATAAAAATGCCCGCAATTTGCAAGGCGTGATCGGTGACCAAGGGGCTTATATCCGCGATACCATGGCGGCCTTGGCGCTGTGCGGCGTGCCGCCGGAAAAGTACTGGCCCTATACGGATCAGGACCCGGATTTCGACAAGGAGCCGACTTCCTTTGTTTATGCAGTAGCCGAAAATTATGAGGCCCTGCAGTATTTTCGTCATGATGCCCTGGCGCTCAAGCTGTCACCCGCCGCTGTGCTGGCCAGCGTCAAGAAATATTTAGCCGCCGGTGTTCCCGCTATGTTCGGTTTTTACGGTTTCGCTTCGTTTGACCACTCCGACGTACCCGGCGGCATTCCTTATCCCGGACCAGAGGAACAGTCCGAGTGGGGCCATGCCGTGGCGGCGTTCGGCTATGACGACGCGCTGAAAATCGAGAATACCCAAAGCAATCAGGAAACCACTGGCGCGCTCTTAATCCGTAATTGCTGGGGAACAACCTGGGGCGATCAGGGTTACGGCTGGCTGCCCTATGATTATGTTCTGAATAAATTGGCCACTGATTTTTGGTCGCTGCTGAGCATGGAATGGATTGGCACCGATCAATTCGGTCTGTAA
- a CDS encoding carboxypeptidase-like regulatory domain-containing protein, whose product MSEDATGTISVHVTDSNGLALNGATVSFKIDSITNTSITDMDGQVEVTGLPAGDYAVTVSLTGYASQTANITISDAKTTTATIVLAVNVTINSVVALLLAQIDTIVKAAAPAAVNQIIAHLESEEKTSSSFFVTKIRDPIEVMLLTDIETMVVSELSAGLTAALQDILKKLAS is encoded by the coding sequence ATGTCAGAGGATGCAACAGGAACAATTTCTGTTCATGTAACAGATAGCAATGGCCTGGCTCTTAACGGAGCAACAGTGAGTTTTAAAATCGACTCAATCACAAACACATCCATTACGGATATGGATGGTCAGGTGGAGGTCACAGGATTACCTGCCGGTGATTATGCTGTTACGGTGTCCCTCACGGGATATGCGAGTCAGACGGCGAATATTACCATTAGCGATGCGAAAACAACGACAGCAACTATCGTATTGGCGGTAAATGTTACGATTAATTCCGTAGTAGCTCTGCTGCTTGCGCAAATAGATACGATTGTCAAAGCTGCTGCGCCGGCAGCAGTAAACCAGATTATTGCTCATCTGGAGTCAGAAGAAAAAACCTCGTCCAGCTTTTTTGTAACCAAAATTCGGGATCCCATTGAGGTGATGCTGTTAACGGATATCGAAACAATGGTCGTGTCGGAGTTATCAGCGGGTTTAACGGCAGCATTACAAGATATCCTTAAAAAATTAGCGAGCTAA
- a CDS encoding N-acetylmuramoyl-L-alanine amidase encodes MGKVTVIETNLSFTHPLDPRSSTNYFVVHHAASAGDISAADIHQEHQAFGWAGCGYHYVIRYHGDIERGRPRDTVGAHAQGVNACSVGVVLAGNFMAAEPTAAQMNSLENLLADLCDIYSLNPVNMIGHRDVADIVHDSTDATDCPGDRLYAKMDEIKQKVQALRS; translated from the coding sequence ATGGGGAAAGTCACTGTCATTGAAACGAATTTGTCCTTTACCCATCCGTTGGATCCCCGGTCAAGTACAAATTATTTTGTCGTCCATCATGCGGCTTCAGCCGGAGATATCAGCGCGGCTGACATCCATCAGGAGCATCAGGCTTTTGGCTGGGCGGGCTGCGGCTACCATTATGTCATTCGCTATCATGGGGATATCGAACGCGGACGGCCTCGGGATACCGTCGGTGCCCATGCTCAGGGGGTGAATGCTTGCTCGGTGGGCGTGGTGCTGGCCGGTAATTTTATGGCGGCTGAGCCGACGGCTGCCCAAATGAATTCCTTAGAGAACTTGCTGGCTGATTTGTGTGATATTTACAGCCTCAATCCAGTAAATATGATTGGACATCGTGATGTTGCCGATATTGTTCACGATTCTACGGATGCGACGGACTGTCCAGGCGATAGGCTTTATGCCAAAATGGATGAAATCAAGCAGAAAGTACAGGCTTTGCGATCATAA
- a CDS encoding sirohydrochlorin cobaltochelatase yields MNPNWKKMIVASMACAAFIGVGVTTTYASYQLNPEVKNATPALKKAAEIGVRVAENPDMKDLPNKDAIVVMSFGTTYADSRKATIEQTVADIQAAHPDTKVVLAFTSHIIVDRIQKNEGITIPTPEDALAQLKADGYTRVALTSLDVIPGMEYAYDSAIFDLYKDQFKKMTLGTSLMYWMGQEKQRDDVSEALKAMSTEFPKVGENDAILLMDHGTPHPSNAYYSVMQARLNELGMKNIFIYTVEGWPSLETAISQLKEKGIKNVTLIPMMMVAGDHANNDMAGNTPESHKSVLEKAGFHVSTYIHGLGENEAVRKLFVDRANESWNALQNEVPRASHHMMH; encoded by the coding sequence ATGAACCCGAATTGGAAAAAAATGATTGTTGCTTCTATGGCCTGTGCCGCATTCATTGGGGTAGGAGTAACAACGACTTACGCGAGCTATCAATTAAATCCCGAAGTTAAGAATGCAACTCCGGCATTAAAAAAGGCCGCAGAAATTGGTGTACGTGTTGCAGAAAATCCGGACATGAAAGATTTACCGAATAAGGATGCTATTGTTGTAATGAGTTTTGGGACAACTTATGCTGATTCGCGCAAAGCAACGATTGAACAAACCGTAGCAGATATTCAGGCGGCGCATCCAGATACGAAGGTTGTACTGGCGTTTACTTCTCATATTATTGTTGACCGTATTCAGAAAAACGAAGGGATCACAATTCCAACGCCGGAAGATGCTTTAGCGCAGCTTAAGGCAGACGGATATACCCGTGTGGCATTAACCTCGCTCGATGTTATTCCGGGTATGGAATATGCCTATGATAGTGCTATTTTTGATTTATATAAAGACCAGTTTAAAAAAATGACACTGGGAACTTCTCTGATGTACTGGATGGGTCAGGAAAAACAGCGTGATGATGTTAGTGAAGCATTAAAAGCGATGAGTACAGAATTCCCTAAAGTTGGGGAAAACGATGCGATTTTGTTGATGGATCATGGTACACCGCATCCTTCTAATGCCTATTATTCTGTTATGCAGGCACGCTTGAATGAGCTTGGCATGAAAAATATTTTCATCTATACTGTCGAAGGATGGCCGAGTTTAGAAACGGCTATTTCTCAACTGAAAGAAAAGGGCATAAAAAATGTTACCTTGATTCCAATGATGATGGTTGCTGGTGATCATGCTAATAATGATATGGCGGGTAATACGCCGGAATCTCATAAATCAGTATTGGAAAAAGCAGGATTCCATGTGTCAACGTATATCCATGGATTGGGAGAAAATGAAGCCGTCCGTAAACTTTTCGTTGATAGAGCAAACGAATCATGGAATGCATTGCAAAATGAAGTTCCACGTGCATCTCATCATATGATGCATTAA